Proteins from a single region of Meiothermus cerbereus DSM 11376:
- a CDS encoding N-acetylmuramoyl-L-alanine amidase family protein → MRHLSRLWFFLPALLSSSVWGQNLPPIRVGDQPGFTRVVLDLPKEATYTIEPLGAALRVTLPDQQVEPGIHFVSQPELAGYVLEQHEDKAVLILLTPQGVTPRSGYRTMTLAALQGDGQRLVIDLSGAFVDTSPLPAFPEFRFVKAGGRRFAVVVDAGHGGPDPGAMGPVVEKAVNLEVALRVRRFLQNAGVDVTMTRESDAAFSSDKRTDLTQRVALAEGKDLFVSIHANATVPARADGWCGLEVYYFGPSSARPFFPPPAPLAPTPPIAVAPSPLDALAAAQPPSTQVEPLDPGTQPSLEDVNPIPPQNLPTPTPQMNSARRMELSRTLASRVLSYTLGATAAVNRGVRSADYFVIRYTSVPAILVEVGYLSHPLESQNLRNPHYLDRISYGVARGVLEYLENDHPLQ, encoded by the coding sequence ATGAGGCACCTTTCCCGTCTGTGGTTCTTTTTGCCTGCGCTCCTTAGTTCCAGCGTCTGGGGTCAAAACCTGCCGCCCATACGTGTCGGCGACCAGCCTGGCTTTACCAGGGTGGTACTGGACTTGCCCAAAGAAGCAACCTACACCATCGAACCCCTGGGGGCAGCCCTGCGCGTAACCCTGCCCGATCAGCAGGTCGAGCCGGGGATTCACTTCGTGAGCCAGCCCGAGCTGGCCGGGTATGTGCTCGAGCAGCACGAAGACAAGGCGGTGCTAATCCTGCTCACCCCCCAGGGGGTTACGCCCCGCTCCGGCTACCGCACCATGACCCTGGCAGCCCTGCAAGGCGACGGACAGCGCCTGGTCATTGACCTCTCGGGGGCTTTTGTGGATACCAGCCCGCTGCCAGCCTTTCCGGAGTTTCGCTTCGTGAAGGCGGGTGGGCGGCGTTTTGCGGTGGTGGTGGACGCCGGGCACGGCGGCCCCGACCCTGGGGCTATGGGGCCGGTAGTCGAAAAGGCGGTGAACCTCGAGGTGGCCCTGCGGGTGCGCCGCTTTTTGCAAAACGCGGGCGTGGACGTCACCATGACCCGCGAAAGCGATGCGGCTTTTTCGTCAGACAAGCGTACCGACCTAACCCAGCGCGTAGCCCTGGCCGAGGGCAAAGACCTCTTCGTCTCCATCCATGCCAACGCCACCGTGCCAGCCCGCGCCGACGGCTGGTGCGGCCTCGAGGTCTACTACTTTGGCCCCTCCTCGGCCCGCCCTTTCTTTCCACCGCCAGCACCCCTAGCCCCCACCCCGCCCATCGCCGTTGCGCCCAGCCCGTTGGATGCGCTCGCCGCCGCCCAGCCTCCCTCTACGCAAGTGGAACCACTTGACCCAGGCACCCAGCCCAGCCTCGAGGATGTCAACCCCATCCCGCCGCAAAACCTGCCCACCCCCACCCCCCAGATGAACTCCGCCCGCCGCATGGAGCTCTCGCGCACCCTGGCCAGCCGGGTGCTTTCATACACACTGGGGGCCACCGCGGCCGTCAACCGTGGGGTGCGCAGCGCCGATTACTTCGTCATCCGCTACACCAGCGTCCCGGCCATACTGGTCGAAGTGGGCTACCTGAGCCATCCCCTCGAAAGCCAGAACCTGCGCAACCCCCACTACCTCGACCGCATCAGCTACGGTGTGGCCCGAGGGGTATTGGAGTACCTGGAAAATGACCATCCGCTACAGTAG